Below is a genomic region from Desulfobacter sp..
ATATTTGATATCAATATGCAGGTGGCCGGATTTGGCGGCCGGGTCATGGACGATGCCATGCCCAAGTATATGAATTCACCTGAGACGCCGGTATACAGTAAAAGCCGGATTCTTTACGGGCTTCATGCGGCAAAGATTGAATGCAGAAAACAGGGCAAGGTCTTTATTGTTGAAGGGTATTTTGATTTTTTATCCCTGTACCAGAGCGGGATTAAAAATACAGTGGCAAGTCTGGGCACAGCCTTGACCCGGGAACATGTTCGGATACTCAAGGGGTATGCTAGCCAGATGATCCTGGTTTTTGACTCCGATGATGCCGGTATTAATGCCGCTAAGAGAAGCGTTAAAATTTTTGTAAGCGAGGGGATTGATACCCGGATTTTGGTACTGCCGGGCAAAAATGATCCTGATTCATTTGTCATGGAAAAGGGAAAAGAGGCCTTTTTATCATTGGCTGACAAGGCAAAGACGGTCATGCAGTTTTTGCTTCATCTGTCCATGGAAACCCACGGAAACTCGGTTGAGGGGCGGATTAAAATTCTGGATGAAATGAAGCCTCATCTGGCCTTAATCCGGGATTCTGCCCTGCGCTCTCTTTATGTGAAGCAATTGGCTGAAACCCTGAATATTGATGAAAAAGCTGTGCTTGAAAAGGTGAAAGACGCCTATGTCCGGCAGAATAGCACAGGTGTTCCCCTGATTCCTTCAAAAGAGAAAAAACAAGAACCCCTTGCCCTGGCATCGGACCCTAGAGAAAAACAAATTTTGGCCATGATGCTTCATCATCCTGAGCTGATTTCGGCAGTGGTTGAAAAAAAGGTGGTCCAGGCTTTTTATTCAAAGCAGCTTCAAAACCTTGCCCAGATAATTATTCAGACGCCTCTATCTTCAACGCATTTTATAACGGCTGTCATGGCCAAGGTTGAAAAAGCAGAAGACCATGAGCTGATTGCATCCATGGCAATGGAAGATTTTTCCGGTGATCAGGACATGGCAGAAACTGCCAATGCCCTTATGGACCGGATCATTAAAATTAAGAATAAAACAGATAATTTAATCATAAGCAAACTTTTAAGTGCGGAAAAGGGCTGTAATGCTGATGTGATGGACTTGCTCAAGCAAAAACAGCGAGAAATTCAGCAATTGCATAACAGTTAATTTTTTTAAGCCTTTGGGAGGCATTATATGGCAGGAAAGGACAACAAGTCTGGAGAGAGTGTGGTAATCAGTAAAAATGAAATGCGCAAACTCATTAAAAAGGGTGAGAAAAACGGCGTTCTCTCTTTTGCCGAAATAAATGATGCAATCTCTGACGATTTAAAATCCTTTGATCAGATCGATGATATTGTGGTTCAATTCAAGGAAATGGGAATTGAACTGGTTGATGAAGAGGGCGGGAAAAAATCCGGGAAAAAGAAAGCTGCGGCTAAACCTAAAAAAACAGCAGCTAAAAAGAAGAAAACAGCGGATTCCCAAAAAGAGGATACTGAAAAAAAGGATCTTTTTGCTCCGAAAAAAGACCGTGCAGACATGGAGTTTGGTGCGGTCACTGATCCTGTAAAAATGTACCTCAAAGAGATGGGTATGGTGACCCTGCTCAGCCGGGAAGGTGAAATCGAGATTGCCAAAAAGATTGAAGTGGGCGAACGGGATGTCTTAAGGGCCATGCTGGACTGTCCTTTGGCCTTGAATACCATTTTTATGTACGGCCAGAAAATGGAAAGAAAATCCATGCGCCCTAAACATGTGTTAAGGGATGTGGATGAGGGCGACGGGGTTGTTGATGAGGTCTCCAAACAGGAAAAATTTTTGGAATCTTTGTCTCGCATCAGGGAGCTTCACGAAGAGAGCCAGGACAAGCGGGATCTATTGTGTGAGACAAAAAAAGGGACCAAAAAATACACGGGTATACAAAAAGAAATTTTTGAAAATACCGAAGGGATTTTTGAGCTGCTAAAACGGTGGCGGTTTGAATCCAACGTTATTGATAATATAGAAAAAAGTATTCGAAATTCCATTGCCTGGTTTGAGAACGTGGACAGCCTTCTTGAAAAATGCGCCAACACCTTTAACGTGCGCAGGGCATTTATGCTCAAGCAGGCCACCAGTCAGACCGCCTTTGTGGCATGGGCCACGGCAAGGAGCAGTATTACCCGGGACAGGGCCATTGTTCTGTACAAAGATATTATCGCACTTTTAAACCAGGTCTCTTTGAGAAAAAGCCTGATCAAAGGCGGGGTAGACGAATTGATGCAGATCACCCGGGAGATTGACAAGGGGCGGAGAAGCGCTGATTTTGCCAAGCGGGAATTGGTCCGGGCCAACCTTCGTCTGGTGGTCAGTATTGCCAAGAAATATACCAACCGCGGGCTTCAGTTTCTCGATCTTATTCAAGAGGGAAATATTGGCCTGATGAAGGCTGTGGATAAGTTTGAATACAGACGGGGATATAAATTTTCCACCTATGCTACCTGGTGGATTCGACAGGCCATCACCCGGGCCATTGCAGACCAGGCAAGGACCATTCGTATCCCTGTGCATATGATTGAGACCATCAATAAACTGATCCGGACCTCCAGGTATCTGGTACAGGAAATGGGCAAGGAACCCTCGCCCGAAGAAATCGCAGAAAAAATGGAAATTCCCATTGATAAGGTGAGACGGGTGTTGAAAATTGCCAAGGAACCCATCTCTTTGGAGACACCCATCGGAGAAGAAGAAGACAGTCATCTGGGAGATTTTATTGAAGACAAAAAATTTTCCATTCCTTCGGAGGCGGCCATTGATTTCAGCCTGGCCGAGCAGACCCGCAAAATTCTGGCCACCTTGACCCCAAGGGAGGAAAAGGTATTAAGAATGCGGTTCGGAATCGGTGAAAAATCCGATCATACCTTAGAAGAGGTGGGCAAGGATTTTACGGTGACACGGGAAAGGATCAGGCAGATTGAGGCCAAGGCCCTTCGCAAGTTGCGGCATCCTACAAGAAGCAAGAAACTCAAGACCTTTATAGAGAATTAAGGCTTGACAGTCCGGTGGCTTTCCTATATATATCCCAAGTTTGTTTAAGGAAAACGGGCCTATAGCTCAGTTTGGCAGAGCCACCGGCTCATAACCGGTCGGTCCCTGGTTCGAATCCAGGTGGGCCCACCAACCATGACCCCGCAGAAATTGAGACATCCAAAAGGTATTGCCAATGAAAGCGACGGGAAGAAGAAAAGGACCACCAGGTCATATATGAATATGCCTGTAAAGTATT
It encodes:
- a CDS encoding DNA primase, whose protein sequence is MLIPEEKISEILNTSDIVDVISEAVILKKSGRNFFGLCPFHSEKTPSFSVNPDKQIFHCFGCSAGGNALSFLMKYHGISFPEAARMLARKYDIVVETKDIDPAKRKQILVKESLFKLNKKVMAGYNEMIQDGPMGGRVRAYLEQRGMTAETIDRFKLGYSPDAWDFLVSLFRKEKVSKNVAVNSGLILPRQQGNGFYDRFRNRLMFPIFDINMQVAGFGGRVMDDAMPKYMNSPETPVYSKSRILYGLHAAKIECRKQGKVFIVEGYFDFLSLYQSGIKNTVASLGTALTREHVRILKGYASQMILVFDSDDAGINAAKRSVKIFVSEGIDTRILVLPGKNDPDSFVMEKGKEAFLSLADKAKTVMQFLLHLSMETHGNSVEGRIKILDEMKPHLALIRDSALRSLYVKQLAETLNIDEKAVLEKVKDAYVRQNSTGVPLIPSKEKKQEPLALASDPREKQILAMMLHHPELISAVVEKKVVQAFYSKQLQNLAQIIIQTPLSSTHFITAVMAKVEKAEDHELIASMAMEDFSGDQDMAETANALMDRIIKIKNKTDNLIISKLLSAEKGCNADVMDLLKQKQREIQQLHNS
- the rpoD gene encoding RNA polymerase sigma factor RpoD; protein product: MAGKDNKSGESVVISKNEMRKLIKKGEKNGVLSFAEINDAISDDLKSFDQIDDIVVQFKEMGIELVDEEGGKKSGKKKAAAKPKKTAAKKKKTADSQKEDTEKKDLFAPKKDRADMEFGAVTDPVKMYLKEMGMVTLLSREGEIEIAKKIEVGERDVLRAMLDCPLALNTIFMYGQKMERKSMRPKHVLRDVDEGDGVVDEVSKQEKFLESLSRIRELHEESQDKRDLLCETKKGTKKYTGIQKEIFENTEGIFELLKRWRFESNVIDNIEKSIRNSIAWFENVDSLLEKCANTFNVRRAFMLKQATSQTAFVAWATARSSITRDRAIVLYKDIIALLNQVSLRKSLIKGGVDELMQITREIDKGRRSADFAKRELVRANLRLVVSIAKKYTNRGLQFLDLIQEGNIGLMKAVDKFEYRRGYKFSTYATWWIRQAITRAIADQARTIRIPVHMIETINKLIRTSRYLVQEMGKEPSPEEIAEKMEIPIDKVRRVLKIAKEPISLETPIGEEEDSHLGDFIEDKKFSIPSEAAIDFSLAEQTRKILATLTPREEKVLRMRFGIGEKSDHTLEEVGKDFTVTRERIRQIEAKALRKLRHPTRSKKLKTFIEN